In Chiloscyllium punctatum isolate Juve2018m chromosome 10, sChiPun1.3, whole genome shotgun sequence, a single window of DNA contains:
- the steap3 gene encoding metalloreductase STEAP3, with amino-acid sequence MQKMAKKEMIKPLLGNESEIHHCDLQKIDVGILGTGDFARSLAARLACSGYGVVVGSRHPKRTAALFPTVNEVTSQREAVGKVNIIFVAVNHEHYSTLSDLKDVLTGKILVDVSNNMEINVYEESNAEHLASLFPECTIVKAFNVISAWALQFGARDGNKQVLICSDSQEAKCVVTEMARNMGFIPVDMGSLSTAKEIENLPLRLFPAWKTPVLLALGLFIGFYIYNFIISVIHPYVVKGQNKFYKIPVELVNVTLPCVAFVMLSLVYLPGVLAAIFQLRNGTKYKRFPRWLDQWLQQRKQLGLLSFFCATLHAIYSLSLPMRRSARYKLLSEAFNQVKNERENAWVEEEVWRMEIYLFFGILGIGMLSLLAVTSLPSVAGSLNWREFSFIQSRFGSAALVISTLHTLTFGWSKAFDSAQYKFYLPPPFTIALIVPCMVLVAKVYLFLPFVNRKLTRIRRGWEANRQVKFCEDGDASQFSNDHAENTSVV; translated from the exons aTGCAAAAAATGGCTAAAAAAGAAATGATTAAACCACTTTTGGGAAACGAGAGTGAAATTCATCATTGTGACCTCCAGAAAATTGATGTTGGCATTCTGGGAACTGGAGACTTTGCTCGCTCATTGGCTGCACGACTGGCATGTTCTGGTTACGGTGTAGTTGTAGGAAGCCGACATCCTAAACGCACTGCAGCTTTGTTTCCAACTGTGAATGAAGTTACCAGTCAACGGGAAGCCGTCGGCAAGGTCAACATCATCTTTGTAGCAGTGAACCATGAACATTACAGCACATTGAGTGATCTTAAAGATGTACTGACTGGGAAGATTTTGGTGGATGTCAGTAACAACATGGAAATAAATGTGTATGAGGAATCAAATGCTGAACACCTTGCCTCTTTGTTCCCAGAATGCACAATTGTGAAAGCATTTAATGTCATCTCAGCCTGGGCTTTACAATTTGGAGCAAGAGATGGGAATAAACAG GTGCTGATCTGCAGTGACAGCCAGGAAGCTAAATGTGTAGTGACTGAAATGGCACGAAATATGGGATTCATTCCTGTGGACATGGGCTCATTGTCAACTGCAAAAGAAATAGAGAATCTTCCACTTCGCCTTTTTCCTGCCTGGAAAACACCTGTTCTGCTTGCACTAGGCTTATTTATTGGCTTTTATATCTATAACTTCATCATAAGTGTTATTCACCCATATGTAGTGAAAGGACAGAACAAGTTTTATAAAATCCCAGTTGAGCTTGTTAATGTCACTCTGCCATGTGTTGCATTTGTGATGCTGTCCCTTGTTTACCTACCAGGGGTCCTAGCAGCCATCTTTCAGCTCCGTAATGGCACTAAGTACAAACGTTTTCCACGTTGGTTAGATCAGTGGCTTCAGCAAAGAAAACAGTTAGGTCTGTTGAGCTTTTTCTGTGCTACATTGCATGCAATCTATAGCCTCAGCCTCCCTATGCGCCGGTCTGCACGTTACAAGCTGTTGAGTGAGGCTTTTAACCAG GTCaaaaatgagagagaaaatgctTGGGTCGAGGAAGAAGTGTGGAGGATGGAAATTTATCTTTTCTTTGGAATTCTGGGTATTGGCATGCTTTCACTGCTTGCTGTGACCTCATTGCCATCAGTGGCAGGTTCTCTGAACTGGAGAGAATTTAGTTTCATTCAA TCAAGATTTGGAAGCGCTGCATTGGTGATCAGCACGCTACACACACTGACATTTGGATGGTCTAAAGCCTTCGATTCAGCCCAATACAAATTCTACCTGCCACCTCCTTTTACAATTGCTCTCATTGTGCCTTGCATGGTGCTTGTGGCCAAAGTATACCTGTTCCTTCCTTTTGTCAATCGCAAACTAACACGAATCAGACGTGGCTGGGAAGCTAATCGTCAAGTGAAGTTCTGCGAGGATGGTGATGCCAGCCAATTTTCAAATGACCACGCAGAGAACACTAGCGTCGTTTAA